The Ptiloglossa arizonensis isolate GNS036 chromosome 13, iyPtiAriz1_principal, whole genome shotgun sequence genome window below encodes:
- the Rho-7 gene encoding rhomboid family intramembrane serine protease rho-7: protein MAIRPFLYLDDTVCKCVFTTLQLRPKLRAVKLYKQTRNFRKFKVKENVSETSFQNININKEIASKFPKLLKPFVFTIMFGGTTFVAAAIWEYENIRERTSRIINHYKHFEIRRTGWRHEMEIWWKNLTEGEKIFVPICFLNALVFLAWRLPMLKQTMSQYFCSSIASRTICWPMLLSTFSHSSFLHLAVNMYVLHSFSSMAVAALGKEQFMALYLTSGVVSSFASNLFKTVFGIQKPSLGASGAILGIFGFVCTEFPSTQLSFIFLPMYKFSSSTVIQAIIGLDILGCLLRWPYLDHAAHLGGILFGIFWHSWGNANIWLKREPVLRIWHEIREPHGPH from the exons ATGGCTATTAGACCATTTTTGTATTTAGACGATACTGTATGTAAATG cGTTTTCACGACTCTACAACTTAGGCCTAAATTACGTGCagttaaattatacaaacaaaccagaaattttagaaaatttaaagttaaagaaaatGTATCAGAAACATCTTTTCagaatattaacattaataaAGAGATTGCAAGTAAATTTCCTAAATTATTGAAACCATTTGTTTTTACAATTATG TTTGGTGGAACGACATTTGTTGCTGCTGCCATTTGGGAATATGAAAATATCAGAGAAAGAACCTCTAGGATAATTAATCATTACAAACATTTTGAAATACGT CGAACAGGATGGAGACATGAAATGGAAATTTGGTGGAAAAATTTAACAGaaggagaaaaaatatttgttcctaTATGTTTTCTAAATGCCCTAGTATTTCTTGCATGGCGTCTCCCAATGCTTAAACAAACAATGTCACAATATTTTTGTAGTAGTATTGCATCTC gtACAATATGTTGGCCAATGCTACTATCAACATTTTCCCATTCATCATTTTTACATCTAGCTGTCAACATGTATGTGTTACACAGTTTTAGTTCTATGGCTGTGGCAGCATTAGGTAAAGAACAGTTTATGGCACTTTATCTAACTAGCGGTGTGGTGTCTAGTTTTGCcagcaatttatttaaaactgtATTTGGCATACAAAAACCTTCCTTAGGAGCT TCAGGAGCAATACTGGGTATCTTTGGATTTGTGTGTACTGAGTTTCCAAGTACACAActtagttttatttttcttcccatGTACAAATTTTCATCAAGCACG GTAATTCAAGCAATAATAGGATTGGATATTTTGGGATGTCTTCTGCGTTGGCCATATTTGGATCACGCAGCACACTTGGGTGGAATATTATTTGGGAT ATTTTGGCACTCATGGGGTAATGCTAATATATGGCTAAAACGTGAACCAGTATTAAGAATTTGGCACGAGATACGTGAGCCACATGGGCCACATTGA
- the LOC143153620 gene encoding uncharacterized protein LOC143153620 isoform X1, with translation MNKAKEIMTDIYNILVQIRYPKITTTVAENLEITILSGENRVFLLSWLLIEKSPEIAIKLQNLKGADLKAKLLQCYSEIGICTDMNLLLGNCTLQEQLPTLELLLDFIKCMYIKSSNIGDGRKEFNNDILQGCTNINSDLIVSDIEPQLSYSESLEYFNNLKEYVADHQELNSNDEFEKKECTKSHEVQITEEKKDNENDKDLLFNTEKEKFLEAFSTIESWPMFKEKNGKNQKNIVYSMDSDIKHICSNFSSLTKLLQAKHEIFHATLPDKSNKIISPLTEVIECTLISTEEALNKYVDNY, from the exons ATGAATaaggcaaaagaaattatgactgatatttataatattttagtaCAAATACGATATCCTAAAATTACGACAACAGTAGctgaaaatttagaaataacGATTCTCAGTggagaaaatcgtgttttctTATTGTCTTGGCTGTTGATTGAAAAATCTCCCGAAATAGCCATTAAACTACAAAATTTAAAAGGCGCTGATTTAAAAG CAAAGTTATTGCAGTGTTATTCTGAGATTGGGATTTGTACAGACATGAATTTGTTACtg GGAAATTGTACGTTGCAAGAACAGCTTCCTACTTTAGAATTATTATTAGATTTTATAAAGTGTATGTATATCAAGTCATCCAATATTGGGGATGGTAGAAAGGAATTTAATAATGATATATTACAG GGCTGTACTAATATAAATTCAGATCTAATAGTATCTGATATTGAACCACAGCTAAGTTATTCTGAATCTCTGgagtattttaataatttgaaaGAATATGTGGCTGATCATCAAGAATTAAATTCTAATGATGAATTTGAAAAGAAAGAGTGTACAAAAAGTCACGAAGTACAGATAACG gaagaaaaaaaggataACGAGAATGATAAAGATTTGTTGTTTAAtacggagaaagagaaattcTTAGAAGCCTTTTCAACAATTGAATCATGGCCaatgtttaaagaaaaaaatgggaAAAATCAAAAGAATATTGTATACTCTATGGATTCTGATATTAAACATATATGCTCCAACTTTTCTTCTTTAACAAAG cttTTGCAAGCGAAGCATGAAATATTTCATGCAACTTTACCAGATAAAtccaataaaataatttcaccaTTAACTGAAGTCATTGAATGTACACTTATTTCTACAGAAGAAGCTTTAAACAAGTATGtggataattattaa
- the Rps23 gene encoding ribosomal protein S23, which produces MGKPRGLRTARKHVNHRRDQRWNDKDYKKAHLGTRWKANPFGGASHAKGIVLEKVGVEAKQPNSAIRKCVRVQLIKNGKKITAFVPRDGCLNNIEENDEVLVAGFGRKGHAVGDIPGVRFKVVKVANVSLLALYKEKKERPRS; this is translated from the exons ATGG GTAAGCCTCGTGGTCTTCGTACGGCACGTAAACATGTAAACCACAGACGTGATCAACGTTGGAATGACAAAGATTACAAAAAGGCTCACTTGGGAACAAGATGGAAGGCTAATCCATTTGGTGGTGCTTCTCATGCTAAGGGCATTGTTTTAGAAAAAGT gGGCGTAGAAGCCAAGCAGCCAAACTCTGCCATCCGTAAATGCGTGAGAGTACAACTTATCAAGAATGGTAAAAAGATTACTGCTTTTGTACCTAGAGATGGTTGTTTGAACAACATTGAAGAGAACGACGAAGTTTTGGTGGCAGGATTTGGTCGTAAAGGTCATGCTGTTGGTGACATTCCAGGGGTCCGATTCAAAGTAGTAAAAGTTGCCAATGTTTCTTTACTTGCACTttacaaagaaaagaaagaacgacCCAGATCGTAA
- the LOC143153620 gene encoding uncharacterized protein LOC143153620 isoform X2: MKSAAVYIYTVQIRYPKITTTVAENLEITILSGENRVFLLSWLLIEKSPEIAIKLQNLKGADLKAKLLQCYSEIGICTDMNLLLGNCTLQEQLPTLELLLDFIKCMYIKSSNIGDGRKEFNNDILQGCTNINSDLIVSDIEPQLSYSESLEYFNNLKEYVADHQELNSNDEFEKKECTKSHEVQITEEKKDNENDKDLLFNTEKEKFLEAFSTIESWPMFKEKNGKNQKNIVYSMDSDIKHICSNFSSLTKLLQAKHEIFHATLPDKSNKIISPLTEVIECTLISTEEALNKYVDNY; encoded by the exons ATGAAATCGGCAGCAGTATATATTTATACAG taCAAATACGATATCCTAAAATTACGACAACAGTAGctgaaaatttagaaataacGATTCTCAGTggagaaaatcgtgttttctTATTGTCTTGGCTGTTGATTGAAAAATCTCCCGAAATAGCCATTAAACTACAAAATTTAAAAGGCGCTGATTTAAAAG CAAAGTTATTGCAGTGTTATTCTGAGATTGGGATTTGTACAGACATGAATTTGTTACtg GGAAATTGTACGTTGCAAGAACAGCTTCCTACTTTAGAATTATTATTAGATTTTATAAAGTGTATGTATATCAAGTCATCCAATATTGGGGATGGTAGAAAGGAATTTAATAATGATATATTACAG GGCTGTACTAATATAAATTCAGATCTAATAGTATCTGATATTGAACCACAGCTAAGTTATTCTGAATCTCTGgagtattttaataatttgaaaGAATATGTGGCTGATCATCAAGAATTAAATTCTAATGATGAATTTGAAAAGAAAGAGTGTACAAAAAGTCACGAAGTACAGATAACG gaagaaaaaaaggataACGAGAATGATAAAGATTTGTTGTTTAAtacggagaaagagaaattcTTAGAAGCCTTTTCAACAATTGAATCATGGCCaatgtttaaagaaaaaaatgggaAAAATCAAAAGAATATTGTATACTCTATGGATTCTGATATTAAACATATATGCTCCAACTTTTCTTCTTTAACAAAG cttTTGCAAGCGAAGCATGAAATATTTCATGCAACTTTACCAGATAAAtccaataaaataatttcaccaTTAACTGAAGTCATTGAATGTACACTTATTTCTACAGAAGAAGCTTTAAACAAGTATGtggataattattaa